CTCTAGCATTCATCATAAAACTCCACCAGCTGTATTTTCTCTCATTTGGATGAAAATATCTAAAAGTATCTATATACCCTAAAGAGAGAAAATGGGAAAACCACGCTTTTTCTTGGGGAGTTAAACCAGGTATAGATGGATCATCGTAAGCTGCGTCAATATTCTGATGTGCTACATTAAAATCTCCACAAACTATCACTGGCTTTATTTTCCTTAATTTTTCAGAAAAATTCTCAATTGAATTATTAAATTTTAATTTAAACTCTAGTCTACTTAAATTATCTCCTGCTCTAGGAAAATAGGAATTTATTATAAAGAAATCTTGAAGCTCAACTGTAATTACTCTTCCTTCATTATCAAATTCACTAATTCCAATTCCCTTAATGACGTTAATCGGTTTAATTACGGATAACGTCATTACTCCACTATAACCCTTTCTTTTCGCTGGAAATGAGAAAATGTTATACCCAAGCATTATAAAGTCTAATGGTACTATTTCACCTCTTATTTCTTGAAATAATATGATATCGTATTTATCACTTTTAATAAATTCCAGTAAGTTTTTCTTTAATGCTGAACGTAACCCGTTAATATTCCAACTTACTATTTTCACAATTTAGATTTCAAACTGAGTGAGTTAAATTATCTATTCTCCCGCCGTCTGCTACAATAACTTGGCCAGTTATATACCTAGATTCCTCACTAGCTAAGAACAATACGATATTAGCAATATCTATAGGTTTCCCAGTGGTTTTCAATACTGTCTTATTTCTAAATATTTCCCTTAACTTTTCAGCCTCACTTTCAGTTTTTCCTCCAAGTGTCATATCAGTTTCAGTCCAGCCTGGTGCAACTGCATTGACTCTTATTCCATATTTACCTAATTCGAAAGCTAATCTTTTAGTTAAAATTATTACTCCCGCTTTAGTTATAGCGTAGAAAGTTGTGCCTTCAGCAGCTGTACCTATGCCTGCATTTGATGCGATATTCACTATTACTCCGTTTTTAGACCTCTTTAATAATGGAAGAAATTCATATGTTACATATATAGTCCCATTTAAATTAACCCTTAACATCTTTTCATACTTCTCTTCATCAAATTCCTCAAAGGGCATAAGTAGCATAATTCCTGCATTATTAACTAAAATGTCTATCTTTCCGAATTCTCTTTCTACAATATCTTTAGCCTTTTTCACATCATTTCTATTTCCTACGTTGCATTTAATCGTCTTTACCCCTTTTCCTTCAAGTTCCTTAGCTTCTTTTTCCGATGAATTATAAAGAGCTATTACCTTAGCACCTTCATTTAAAAAGCCCTCTGTGATAGCCCTTCCTATTCCTCTCGTTCCTCCAGTTACTAGGGCTATTTTATCTTTAAACCTCATAGTAAGAAAACAACCGTATGTCTTATTAACGTTTTCCTCTAGGATACATTATAATGTGATTAGAAAATTCGTAGGACAATTCTTCATAGTAACTAGTTTTACTATGATAGGGCTTCTGTTTCCAGTTGAATTTTATAGTGAGACTAAATCTTTATTTCTATTGGGTATTATAACGGGAATTTATAATTCTTTCAACGCATTAGGCTCTTACATATGGGGTTATTTAATAGATAGAACCAGGCTTAGGAAGGAATATGCTTTATTATTATCTGTTTCTGGATTAATTATCGGAATAGTTTATCATAGTAACAAACTAATAGCATACGAGTTAAGCGGCTTTTTCTCTGCATTAGATGGTCCCATATATTCCGCTATCTTATTAGAGACCGTGCCTCAAGAGAGATTAATACTTGGTAATACACGATTGTCTCAAATATCATTAGCTGGAAACATAACTGGCAGTTTATTATCGGCGTTCTACCATAATGACTATCTTATAATTATATTTTTCACGATCTCGTTAATATTAAATATAATTCATATACCTAAATATGACGGGGGAATTAACTATGACGCAGTTGATAGAAATAAAGTACTTAGAATTTTATATATTCCAGTAATCTCTTATTTCTGGTTTAATATGGCCGCTGAAATCTTCTACACCTTATATGTTCCTTTAAATTATTTAATGGCGAATCCCTCATATATTATATTTATCAGTTATTCATTACTTTATTTAATAGAGGAAGTAATATATAGTAAGGGAATGAATATAGTTAAGGGAAAAGAAGAATATTTCATGTTTATTGTGATTTTAGGTAGATCAATAATTGCACTATCTCTCGTGTACATAATCATGATAGGGTTTAATATACATGTTATGACAATGTTATTCTTTCTAACTTTTGGTCCTCTCTTCCCTATATATAACATATCTTTCTTCTCGATATTGATAAGAGGATTAAGGAAGAATAAGGCGACCGTAATAGGAATATTTAACGCTAGCGAAGACATTGCAAACATAGTGGGCGGATTCTTAGCAGGATATACCAATAATATAGCTTCTGGATATCAGATATCATTCTACTCTTTTGCCCTATCTATGTTCTTTCTATACCTTTACTTACGTAAACCCCTCCTAATTAAAGCCTCTTCGTAAAGCCTCTTCTCTCTATCTGATTGAGGATTATATACTGGCATTTTTATTGGCTTACCTTCCTTGTTAACTCTCACGTAAGTGAAGTATGCAGTAGCTACGTGTTCCTTTACTCCATTCAAATCCTCTCTTATCACATTTATTATAATGTCAGCTGAAGTATTACCTACGTAAACTAGCCCAGCTCTAATCGTTATAATATCGTTAATTCTAATCGGGGAGTAAAAAGTGAGACCCTTAACAGCTACCGTAACGACTTCAGCAGAATTCGTATTTTCGTTTTGTGATATATAGTTTAAACAAAGTATTCCACCGATATCGTCCATAAGCTTAAGTAATCTTCCAGCAGACATTATTTTTCCATCGTACGTTAAACTTGGTGATACGTGAATCGTATTGGCTAATCTATATCTTAGACCTTCAGTTGGATCCTCTATTTGGAATCTCATCCTTTGCCTATTACTAATTCTTTGTAATCTTAATTCCCTTCTTTTCTTAGCTTCCTCAATTTTTTTATTTTCTTCTTCATTGGTTGCCGTAATTTTGACACTTATTGGAGTAGGTCTTAATAGATCATCTACTTTAACGTAAGTAGCATATGCAGAAACTACCTCTGTATTATGAGTGAACGCTCTGACTTCAACCTCAAGTGAGGTATTGCCGACGTAAACTACTTCGCCTCTTACTTTTATTATGTCACCTAATTTTACGGGCTTCTTAAATATAACGTCCTCTATTGACGCCAAAAGTGTTGTACCCTTTGCAACTTTAATAGCTGAAAGCATACCGGTTTCCACTAGGAGAAATAACATATCTCCTCCATGCATTCTATTCATAAAATTAGATTGTTCGTAATGGACAAAGCTATATGTTTCTACTACGGTGTCATATATTCTTAAGGATGACATCATTAAGTATCTCAGCTATCTTAACAAAATTTTTATCTCTTTTAGAATACTCAAGAACTATATCCCTTAGCTGCTTTAAAACAGATTTCCAATCGAAATTGTTTATGAGATTCTCTGGAATTTGAAAGAAATCTAACCTTTTCTCATAAGCTGACATATAGGGTAGATATTCATCTTCAGCAACTCTTAACATTGCTATTCCTCTTCTATCTAAA
The genomic region above belongs to Saccharolobus caldissimus and contains:
- a CDS encoding exodeoxyribonuclease III translates to MKIVSWNINGLRSALKKNLLEFIKSDKYDIILFQEIRGEIVPLDFIMLGYNIFSFPAKRKGYSGVMTLSVIKPINVIKGIGISEFDNEGRVITVELQDFFIINSYFPRAGDNLSRLEFKLKFNNSIENFSEKLRKIKPVIVCGDFNVAHQNIDAAYDDPSIPGLTPQEKAWFSHFLSLGYIDTFRYFHPNERKYSWWSFMMNARERNMGLRLDYCLVSKELEGRIRNADILDNVLGSDHAPIILELV
- a CDS encoding SDR family oxidoreductase — protein: MRFKDKIALVTGGTRGIGRAITEGFLNEGAKVIALYNSSEKEAKELEGKGVKTIKCNVGNRNDVKKAKDIVEREFGKIDILVNNAGIMLLMPFEEFDEEKYEKMLRVNLNGTIYVTYEFLPLLKRSKNGVIVNIASNAGIGTAAEGTTFYAITKAGVIILTKRLAFELGKYGIRVNAVAPGWTETDMTLGGKTESEAEKLREIFRNKTVLKTTGKPIDIANIVLFLASEESRYITGQVIVADGGRIDNLTHSV
- a CDS encoding MFS transporter; the encoded protein is MIRKFVGQFFIVTSFTMIGLLFPVEFYSETKSLFLLGIITGIYNSFNALGSYIWGYLIDRTRLRKEYALLLSVSGLIIGIVYHSNKLIAYELSGFFSALDGPIYSAILLETVPQERLILGNTRLSQISLAGNITGSLLSAFYHNDYLIIIFFTISLILNIIHIPKYDGGINYDAVDRNKVLRILYIPVISYFWFNMAAEIFYTLYVPLNYLMANPSYIIFISYSLLYLIEEVIYSKGMNIVKGKEEYFMFIVILGRSIIALSLVYIIMIGFNIHVMTMLFFLTFGPLFPIYNISFFSILIRGLRKNKATVIGIFNASEDIANIVGGFLAGYTNNIASGYQISFYSFALSMFFLYLYLRKPLLIKASS
- a CDS encoding acyl-CoA thioesterase: MSSLRIYDTVVETYSFVHYEQSNFMNRMHGGDMLFLLVETGMLSAIKVAKGTTLLASIEDVIFKKPVKLGDIIKVRGEVVYVGNTSLEVEVRAFTHNTEVVSAYATYVKVDDLLRPTPISVKITATNEEENKKIEEAKKRRELRLQRISNRQRMRFQIEDPTEGLRYRLANTIHVSPSLTYDGKIMSAGRLLKLMDDIGGILCLNYISQNENTNSAEVVTVAVKGLTFYSPIRINDIITIRAGLVYVGNTSADIIINVIREDLNGVKEHVATAYFTYVRVNKEGKPIKMPVYNPQSDREKRLYEEALIRRGLRK